A window of the Sphingomonas piscis genome harbors these coding sequences:
- a CDS encoding FkbM family methyltransferase yields MAGDHSENHHLDRSLTDLLKEAELSLKPLVDEDFLQRNDYLRKRFNDQQILEVFRLCLMRPAGHHWSPVYQVLLLLFQAACSDSYQISKEHFGKVGNYLLHRVRAGSRPVIYSFGVGNDVTFDTEAADLFEVPVYMFDPTPAVADFMKQYEGDQRLVFKNQGIFSRDAELKLYTSDKVLNSSLYPIHGKEKHEIVRCRTLDGFMAENGHDRVDILKMDVEGVADDVLEQIMDETQIRPLQIVTEFEIKGIENPLTYLPRLPAVVQKLKDNGYMIFNQLLTRKATIELIIVHRSLYEEFDAGDPSGYLPQA; encoded by the coding sequence ATGGCCGGAGATCATAGCGAGAACCATCACCTCGATCGCAGCCTGACCGATCTGCTGAAGGAGGCCGAGCTGAGCCTCAAGCCGCTCGTCGATGAGGACTTCCTCCAGCGCAACGACTATCTTCGGAAACGTTTCAACGACCAGCAGATCCTTGAGGTCTTTCGTTTGTGCCTGATGAGGCCAGCGGGCCACCACTGGTCTCCGGTGTACCAGGTGTTGCTGTTGCTGTTCCAGGCGGCCTGTTCCGACTCCTACCAGATCAGCAAAGAGCATTTCGGCAAGGTCGGAAATTACCTGCTCCACCGTGTGCGGGCGGGATCGCGACCGGTCATCTACTCCTTTGGGGTCGGCAACGATGTGACTTTCGACACTGAAGCCGCGGATTTATTCGAGGTGCCTGTCTACATGTTCGACCCGACCCCCGCGGTCGCGGACTTCATGAAGCAATATGAGGGCGACCAACGGCTCGTCTTCAAGAACCAGGGCATTTTCTCCCGGGATGCCGAGTTGAAGCTGTATACCAGCGACAAGGTGCTAAATTCGTCTCTTTACCCGATCCACGGTAAGGAAAAGCACGAGATCGTGCGCTGCCGGACGCTTGATGGGTTCATGGCCGAGAATGGCCATGACCGCGTGGACATCCTCAAGATGGACGTTGAAGGCGTGGCGGACGACGTGCTCGAGCAGATCATGGACGAGACGCAGATCCGGCCCTTGCAGATCGTGACCGAGTTCGAGATCAAGGGCATTGAAAACCCGTTGACCTACTTGCCGCGGCTCCCCGCCGTCGTGCAGAAGCTTAAGGATAACGGCTACATGATCTTCAACCAGCTCCTGACTCGCAAGGCGACGATCGAGCTGATCATCGTGCACCGAAGCCTGTACGAAGAGTTCGACGCGGGCGATCCCAGCGGCTATTTGCCGCAAGCGTAA
- a CDS encoding Kdo hydroxylase family protein, whose protein sequence is MPKLFVNPNLPNYFISAPEVTSEATARSFVDEYEDAKVVLFPNLSAEIDHEFWANLDTDRYPELKKFGPLLQVDASPSEERRQLKKALTVRDVDDVTADGLIEQFQRLTGHLIPAYRAIFADYAFDRCKVMLRLNTIMAENMHVDTYKNENEQHFARMFINLDTQPRIWHTSWRIGDMVERAVGKLPPEELEHLSRGEVWSRLNASFYGQNSREWWDNQPRHISFFQPGDVWIVDSRQVAHQIFYGRRALSIDFSVPKELMKDPSLHYLEIADRFRARNREAYRSAPAAA, encoded by the coding sequence ATGCCCAAGCTGTTCGTCAACCCGAACCTGCCCAACTATTTCATCTCCGCGCCGGAGGTCACCTCGGAGGCCACTGCGCGAAGCTTTGTAGATGAATATGAGGACGCGAAGGTTGTCCTCTTCCCAAACCTATCCGCCGAGATCGACCATGAGTTCTGGGCCAATCTGGATACGGATCGATACCCGGAGCTGAAGAAATTCGGGCCACTCCTGCAAGTCGATGCGTCGCCCTCGGAGGAGCGCCGCCAATTGAAAAAGGCCCTCACGGTCAGGGATGTCGACGATGTGACAGCTGACGGTTTGATCGAGCAATTTCAGCGCCTCACCGGCCACCTGATTCCGGCCTACCGGGCGATCTTTGCGGACTATGCGTTCGATCGGTGCAAGGTCATGTTGAGGCTGAACACGATCATGGCCGAAAACATGCACGTGGACACCTACAAGAACGAGAATGAGCAGCATTTTGCGCGAATGTTCATCAATCTCGATACGCAGCCCCGGATCTGGCATACGAGTTGGCGGATCGGCGACATGGTGGAACGGGCAGTCGGGAAGTTGCCGCCTGAAGAACTCGAGCACCTCAGCCGCGGCGAGGTCTGGAGCAGGCTGAACGCGAGCTTCTATGGGCAAAATTCAAGGGAATGGTGGGATAATCAGCCCCGTCACATCAGCTTTTTCCAGCCGGGAGACGTCTGGATTGTGGATAGTAGGCAGGTGGCGCACCAGATCTTTTACGGTCGACGTGCGCTCTCGATCGACTTTTCCGTCCCCAAGGAGCTGATGAAGGATCCGTCCTTGCACTACCTTGAGATCGCCGACCGCTTCAGGGCCAGAAATCGTGAAGCTTACCGTTCTGCTCCCGCAGCAGCTTGA
- a CDS encoding class I SAM-dependent methyltransferase, giving the protein MNLNELGLKHSTDKASHGHNYLDLYEELLAPFRDRGNLRIIEIGVHEGASLRVWKDFFPDAQIVGVDIKEACRAHADTSIQIEIGDQGDETFLQSLITKHPADIIVDDGSHFWSHQIDTFRLLFPQMRSGGLFVCEDLLTSRSKWVAAYGRPYTIPAATYFGRLAAQFAAEGFVYGEASDTEMRDLQQQIAWMRFGPGFVAIRKV; this is encoded by the coding sequence ATGAACCTCAACGAACTCGGACTGAAGCACAGCACCGACAAGGCGTCCCATGGCCACAATTACCTTGACCTCTATGAGGAGCTGCTGGCGCCGTTCCGCGACCGGGGCAACCTTCGCATCATCGAAATCGGCGTTCACGAAGGAGCGTCGCTCCGCGTCTGGAAAGACTTCTTCCCAGACGCGCAGATTGTAGGCGTGGACATCAAGGAAGCATGCCGCGCCCACGCCGACACGAGCATTCAGATCGAGATCGGTGATCAGGGGGACGAGACGTTTCTCCAAAGCCTGATCACGAAACACCCCGCCGACATCATCGTCGACGACGGTTCGCACTTCTGGTCTCATCAGATCGACACGTTCCGACTGCTCTTTCCGCAGATGAGGTCGGGCGGCTTATTCGTGTGCGAGGACCTTTTGACCTCACGGAGCAAATGGGTCGCGGCATATGGCCGCCCATATACTATCCCGGCGGCAACATATTTCGGTCGCCTAGCTGCTCAATTCGCCGCTGAAGGATTTGTGTACGGCGAGGCGAGTGACACTGAAATGCGGGACTTGCAGCAGCAGATCGCCTGGATGCGCTTTGGACCTGGCTTTGTTGCAATTCGGAAGGTCTGA
- a CDS encoding tetratricopeptide repeat protein → MEASRTPVSDLVAKAKAAASAGDWSAAVEALEPAVEAQPQEGEFRLKLAQAYERLGRPDDVVKVLSGPAVAEFPQPKRMLASAYMAMKDYAAALPVLQLLLAADPNDHKLAQWKERCEQKLSSRKIVAGVQAAKALASAERFEEAEQAYLDLLAEFPDLVEARGRLASLYMLQKRWGDAVPHLQVGLALDPSSTELKTTLARALFKLSKAAEALAVLTSLGDAELDRDLLFLQLRCHFELGQWQAAEQAASRLLARLDSADPLSAEAASLRDDALAGQELEHADYLINAGDIARAIARFHDIVGKYPASAPAWRKLATTLLGAERFAEAKDALQRYLQLRPDDGEARRALTRIVVDNSDEKAVLDYIQGTIATGSADIDGYRWLGRYHADRGEWEDSLSTYRQALALEPQSPSARLGVGRALEGLGRRAAALEELHILISSGAKVVEALQLKGQLLVELGRLDQGIEQFERALLEAPKHPLISCKLANALLLKGDVEGFHRLNDRRLELPSFVEREVVPPFEWWTGQLAIEGKLLVWAENGLTAGENIMHMANLRHLTGLGLGIMLEVPPEMVSLVRRSLDGITVVAAGSGPPQGISHHLPLGSLSKWFKPDLASFDTMAPYVAPDPGAVAAQRARLQAQAGEGQILVGLAGPAEDNNASLLMRRIAAPGLSLVELERGEPDTGKVGATDLDDLAALIAAMDLVVCGEGLIAHLAGSMGVPTFVLLPATPRPYWLAKGRNCIWYPNTTLIRRSHIDENWAAAFEAAGSEVTDWATAYDGSKWLVPSAEVKPAITLREKCDAVRAYVIQGRAAFSAYESAFELLQQIPSPERPPELNMLLGSLLDRFGRWDEARSHFESLRADQQFDAQLEERILSVSLAMYDLDYALPIARRLAEGDAACHVVAANILYRVGQKQSALDELRAASLRQVQSDQLAVLAGTILIEMGRVEQAEQYLREQAAVFENPDLYTLLGRTISAQSRYDEALASFDQALVRSPNDPAANFWRTQELIGSGAGNPASLPPLLGELPDASPEDHVVFFAADSGYFFQHGLVLIASLATKSPGAKCHVHLINPDEAVAPAIDLLRSIYPGLEISLSFEHRDFTGLSVDYVRTYYASVRFVRLAEVFARSPASYLSLDADCIVRGNVAAVASDSDNADVTVRMRFDERPHAGVAAGALTLRPTEGARRFIDRSAELIRSTLETGEAVWFLDQVVLNHAVRELGGDEVQLAQMDMSYIDWFFRQDSLVWTGKGPRKFQHERYTSEVALYQELLEGAGLAELKQDSERRHSPDPEPATKP, encoded by the coding sequence ATGGAAGCGAGCCGCACACCGGTCAGTGATTTGGTCGCCAAAGCGAAAGCTGCGGCTTCAGCAGGCGATTGGTCCGCAGCGGTCGAGGCTCTCGAGCCTGCGGTGGAGGCACAACCTCAAGAGGGAGAGTTCCGGCTCAAGCTCGCGCAGGCTTATGAACGGCTTGGCCGCCCCGATGATGTAGTCAAAGTCCTGAGCGGACCGGCTGTTGCGGAGTTTCCGCAGCCTAAGCGGATGCTCGCGTCGGCCTACATGGCCATGAAGGACTATGCGGCCGCTTTGCCTGTGCTGCAGCTACTTCTGGCCGCCGACCCGAACGATCATAAGCTTGCGCAGTGGAAAGAGCGTTGCGAGCAGAAGCTTTCGAGCCGCAAGATCGTTGCCGGCGTGCAAGCGGCGAAAGCGCTAGCGTCTGCTGAGCGCTTCGAGGAGGCTGAGCAAGCCTATCTCGACCTGCTCGCCGAATTCCCCGACCTTGTCGAGGCGCGGGGTCGGTTGGCTAGCCTGTACATGCTCCAGAAAAGGTGGGGGGACGCGGTTCCCCATCTGCAGGTCGGGTTGGCCCTAGACCCGAGCAGTACGGAGTTGAAGACGACGCTTGCCCGCGCATTATTCAAGTTGAGCAAAGCAGCGGAGGCACTCGCCGTGCTTACGAGCCTCGGCGATGCCGAACTCGACCGCGATCTTCTTTTTCTACAGCTGCGCTGCCACTTCGAATTAGGTCAGTGGCAGGCTGCTGAGCAAGCCGCTTCGCGCTTGCTGGCGAGGTTGGATAGTGCCGACCCTCTGAGTGCCGAAGCTGCAAGCCTCAGGGACGATGCGCTCGCCGGGCAGGAACTCGAACACGCCGATTATCTAATCAACGCGGGCGACATAGCGCGCGCGATTGCTCGATTTCACGATATTGTCGGCAAATATCCGGCATCCGCCCCGGCGTGGCGCAAGCTGGCGACCACCCTGCTCGGTGCCGAGCGCTTCGCCGAGGCAAAGGACGCCCTGCAGCGATATCTCCAGCTTCGGCCGGATGACGGGGAAGCACGCCGTGCCTTGACGCGGATCGTCGTCGATAACTCCGACGAGAAGGCTGTCCTCGACTACATACAGGGAACGATCGCCACCGGCTCGGCCGATATCGACGGCTACCGTTGGCTCGGGCGGTACCACGCCGATCGCGGGGAATGGGAAGACTCCCTATCAACCTACCGGCAAGCGCTCGCGCTCGAACCTCAAAGCCCGTCCGCCCGTCTGGGAGTAGGCCGCGCGCTGGAAGGCCTGGGACGCCGAGCAGCGGCACTGGAGGAGCTGCACATTCTCATCTCTTCCGGCGCCAAGGTGGTGGAGGCCTTGCAGCTCAAGGGCCAGCTCCTTGTTGAACTTGGACGGCTCGACCAAGGCATCGAGCAGTTCGAACGTGCCCTTCTCGAAGCCCCAAAGCATCCGCTGATCAGTTGCAAGCTGGCGAATGCTCTACTTCTGAAGGGCGACGTCGAGGGTTTCCACCGTCTCAACGACCGGCGGCTGGAGCTGCCCAGCTTTGTGGAACGGGAGGTGGTGCCGCCGTTCGAGTGGTGGACCGGGCAACTTGCAATCGAGGGCAAGCTGCTCGTCTGGGCAGAAAATGGGCTCACCGCTGGTGAGAACATCATGCACATGGCGAATCTGCGGCACCTCACCGGCCTGGGGTTAGGCATCATGCTCGAAGTGCCGCCCGAGATGGTCAGCCTTGTGCGCCGCTCCCTCGATGGCATCACCGTCGTAGCGGCAGGTTCCGGCCCTCCGCAGGGGATTAGCCATCATCTACCCTTGGGCAGTCTGTCCAAGTGGTTCAAGCCAGACCTGGCCTCGTTCGACACCATGGCGCCCTATGTCGCCCCGGACCCTGGGGCTGTTGCTGCGCAACGCGCACGATTGCAGGCACAAGCGGGTGAGGGGCAGATCCTCGTGGGCCTGGCTGGGCCTGCCGAGGACAATAACGCTTCCCTGTTGATGAGGCGGATCGCGGCACCGGGTTTGTCGCTCGTCGAGCTTGAGCGCGGCGAACCCGATACGGGCAAGGTCGGAGCGACAGATTTGGACGACCTTGCGGCCCTCATTGCGGCCATGGACCTAGTCGTCTGCGGTGAAGGCCTGATCGCGCATCTGGCCGGTAGCATGGGCGTGCCGACATTCGTCCTGCTTCCGGCAACACCGCGGCCCTATTGGCTGGCAAAAGGTCGCAACTGCATCTGGTACCCCAATACAACCCTTATTCGACGTTCCCACATCGACGAGAATTGGGCGGCGGCGTTCGAGGCGGCCGGCAGCGAAGTTACGGACTGGGCGACCGCTTACGACGGCTCAAAGTGGCTAGTTCCTTCAGCCGAGGTGAAGCCTGCGATCACCCTTCGAGAGAAATGCGACGCGGTCCGAGCTTACGTCATCCAAGGCCGTGCAGCTTTCTCAGCCTACGAGAGTGCGTTCGAGCTGCTCCAGCAAATTCCATCACCTGAGCGTCCGCCGGAGCTGAATATGCTTCTGGGGTCCTTGTTGGACCGATTTGGACGCTGGGACGAGGCTCGGAGCCACTTTGAATCCCTTCGGGCCGATCAGCAATTCGATGCGCAGCTGGAGGAGAGGATACTCTCTGTCAGCCTAGCGATGTACGATCTGGATTACGCCTTGCCGATCGCCCGCCGATTGGCGGAGGGCGACGCTGCCTGCCATGTGGTGGCCGCGAATATTCTCTATCGCGTGGGGCAAAAGCAGAGCGCCCTGGACGAGCTACGCGCCGCATCGCTCCGCCAGGTCCAGTCCGACCAACTGGCGGTCCTTGCCGGGACGATCTTGATCGAGATGGGACGTGTCGAGCAGGCGGAGCAGTACCTCCGCGAACAGGCGGCTGTCTTCGAAAACCCGGATCTATACACTTTGTTGGGCCGGACAATTTCTGCCCAGAGCCGCTATGACGAGGCATTGGCCAGCTTCGACCAAGCACTTGTTCGCTCGCCAAATGATCCGGCCGCTAACTTCTGGCGGACTCAAGAGCTGATCGGTTCGGGCGCTGGAAACCCTGCCTCGCTACCGCCGCTGCTTGGGGAACTCCCCGACGCTTCACCCGAGGACCATGTCGTCTTCTTTGCCGCCGACAGCGGCTATTTCTTCCAGCATGGCCTCGTCCTGATCGCGTCGCTCGCAACCAAGTCGCCGGGCGCCAAATGTCATGTCCACCTGATCAATCCGGATGAGGCCGTCGCTCCTGCGATCGATCTCCTCAGGAGCATCTATCCCGGCCTCGAGATCAGCCTTTCGTTCGAACATCGGGATTTTACCGGCCTTAGCGTCGATTACGTGCGCACCTACTATGCGTCGGTCCGCTTTGTTCGGCTCGCTGAAGTGTTTGCACGCTCACCGGCCTCTTACCTGAGCCTCGACGCAGACTGCATCGTGCGCGGCAATGTAGCGGCCGTTGCGTCAGATTCGGACAATGCCGACGTGACGGTCCGGATGCGTTTCGACGAACGTCCGCACGCCGGCGTCGCGGCGGGGGCATTGACGCTGCGCCCGACGGAGGGCGCCCGTCGTTTCATCGACAGGTCCGCCGAACTGATCCGAAGCACGCTGGAGACGGGCGAAGCCGTGTGGTTCCTCGATCAGGTAGTGTTGAACCATGCGGTGCGGGAGCTTGGCGGCGATGAGGTCCAGCTGGCGCAAATGGACATGAGCTATATCGACTGGTTCTTCCGCCAGGACAGCCTGGTCTGGACCGGGAAGGGACCGCGCAAGTTCCAACACGAACGGTACACCTCGGAGGTCGCACTTTATCAAGAGCTTCTCGAAGGCGCGGGACTGGCCGAATTGAAGCAGGATAGCGAGCGCCGACATTCTCCCGACCCTGAGCCCGCTACCAAACCCTAG
- a CDS encoding FkbM family methyltransferase has protein sequence MLQVGGLYFPDLENHFTRFGDQVHDYQKRDREAAYPFVKSWRRALDVGANVGIFSRDFASRFDEVVAFEPIPRVRECLTLNVPQNVRVEPCAIADEVGTLSMYPTAKNSGGSFICNHPQVMTPEGVQLKANRAIEVEVRTIDSYDFDAVDLIKLDIQGAEFAALVGARETILRHKPVIMVEEKGFSEAHDEFIRKAADLLVSYGMTPKEKAQSDRIYVFEN, from the coding sequence ATGTTGCAAGTTGGCGGCCTGTATTTTCCGGATCTGGAGAACCACTTCACGAGGTTCGGTGATCAGGTTCACGATTATCAAAAGCGTGACCGCGAAGCGGCATACCCGTTCGTCAAGAGCTGGCGACGAGCGCTGGACGTCGGCGCCAACGTCGGCATCTTCTCGCGCGATTTCGCAAGCCGGTTTGACGAGGTGGTCGCGTTCGAACCGATCCCGCGGGTGCGGGAGTGCCTCACGTTGAATGTTCCGCAGAACGTCCGGGTTGAGCCTTGCGCAATCGCTGACGAGGTCGGCACCCTCAGCATGTATCCCACCGCCAAGAATTCCGGTGGTTCCTTCATCTGCAACCACCCGCAGGTCATGACGCCCGAGGGTGTGCAGCTCAAGGCGAACAGGGCCATCGAAGTCGAGGTCCGAACAATCGATAGCTACGACTTCGATGCCGTCGACCTCATCAAGCTAGATATCCAGGGGGCGGAATTCGCAGCACTCGTTGGCGCCCGCGAAACGATCCTGCGGCACAAGCCGGTGATCATGGTCGAGGAAAAAGGCTTCAGCGAGGCCCATGACGAATTCATCCGCAAAGCGGCCGATCTACTTGTCTCCTACGGCATGACGCCCAAGGAAAAGGCCCAGTCAGACCGCATCTATGTCTTCGAAAACTGA
- a CDS encoding FkbM family methyltransferase: protein MIADITADSGRIQTKWLDLEYGEVTHQGKPMRFATTGSSSKKRLRTLFSKEPITLAWMDTFAEGETLYDIGANVGMYTVYAGVMRNAEVYAFEPEALNYAELNKNIFLNNLHGRVLAYCLALSDVDKVDRLLLSDFGIGISYHDFEENSWTEDKAFAADWVVSKENRRPQGCIGRTLDSLVKEGIPAPHHIKIDVDGLEHRVIAGMMETLRQPELKTVLVEINFDNPKNLAIIDTMVEMGWRFSWDQLRMHRKVKFTVEQIQNYQKKGAGGLNYIFYKDASLDRVFERAFESYVPGEPIDLNQFVEG from the coding sequence GTGATTGCAGATATTACAGCAGATTCGGGCAGGATCCAGACCAAGTGGCTGGATCTGGAATATGGCGAAGTAACCCATCAGGGCAAACCGATGCGGTTCGCGACGACGGGGTCCTCAAGCAAGAAGCGGCTTCGCACCCTCTTTTCCAAAGAACCCATCACCCTGGCGTGGATGGACACGTTCGCTGAGGGTGAAACCCTGTACGACATCGGCGCGAACGTTGGGATGTATACGGTTTATGCCGGCGTGATGCGGAATGCGGAGGTTTACGCCTTCGAGCCCGAAGCGCTCAACTATGCCGAGTTGAACAAGAACATCTTCCTCAACAATCTCCACGGGCGCGTGCTCGCTTACTGTCTTGCGCTCAGCGACGTGGACAAGGTCGATAGGCTGCTGTTGAGCGACTTCGGCATCGGCATTTCCTACCACGATTTCGAAGAGAATAGCTGGACGGAAGACAAGGCGTTTGCCGCGGATTGGGTGGTCAGCAAGGAAAACCGCCGCCCGCAAGGCTGTATCGGGCGAACACTCGATTCACTGGTGAAGGAGGGCATACCGGCCCCACACCACATCAAGATCGACGTCGACGGCCTTGAGCATCGTGTGATTGCCGGGATGATGGAAACGCTTCGTCAGCCGGAGTTGAAGACCGTGCTGGTCGAGATCAACTTCGACAACCCAAAGAACCTGGCGATCATCGACACGATGGTTGAAATGGGCTGGCGCTTCTCTTGGGATCAGCTTCGCATGCACCGCAAGGTGAAGTTCACGGTTGAGCAGATCCAGAATTACCAAAAGAAGGGTGCCGGCGGGCTGAACTACATCTTCTATAAGGATGCTTCGCTGGATCGGGTGTTCGAGAGGGCGTTCGAAAGCTACGTGCCGGGCGAGCCGATCGATCTGAACCAGTTCGTCGAGGGCTAG
- a CDS encoding NAD-dependent epimerase/dehydratase family protein, whose amino-acid sequence MRSILITGGAGFIGTHLTRMAVGAGHGVTILDNLSPQIHGDQPDYVPPPGAEFLHGDVTSRSNLEQALRGIDTIVHLAAETGTGQSMYEVDRYYRVNVQATATLFDILANQQHGVQNIVLSSSRSVYGEGAYLCHSCDPGGARRYPGPRSPQQLADHRWTPVCPVCSGDISATATREDDKLSPASIYAATKLAQEDLVRVGCGALGIAHAILRFQNVFGEGQSLRNPYTGLLSIFSTRIRLGQTLPIFEDGEETRDFVHVEDVAQAMLRSIEQPIGSGATLNVGSGQPTSIMAVAKLLRDIMGGQVEPHVTGQYRVGDIRHNFADLSQLASTLGLRPAVTVEDGLRRFVRWVQDQPVPEDLLEQANAELKARNLMA is encoded by the coding sequence ATGCGCTCGATCCTGATCACCGGCGGGGCGGGCTTCATTGGTACCCATCTAACCAGAATGGCCGTGGGCGCAGGGCACGGGGTCACGATCCTCGACAATCTGTCCCCTCAGATCCATGGCGACCAGCCGGATTACGTTCCGCCTCCTGGCGCAGAGTTCCTTCATGGCGACGTGACCTCTCGCTCAAACCTCGAGCAGGCGCTCCGGGGCATCGATACGATCGTTCATCTCGCTGCCGAGACGGGTACGGGTCAGTCGATGTATGAGGTTGACCGCTACTATCGGGTCAACGTCCAGGCCACCGCCACGTTGTTCGACATATTGGCGAACCAGCAGCATGGTGTGCAGAACATCGTTCTGAGCTCAAGCAGGTCGGTCTACGGCGAAGGCGCTTACCTTTGCCACAGCTGCGACCCGGGCGGAGCACGTAGATACCCCGGTCCCCGATCTCCTCAGCAACTTGCCGACCACCGGTGGACGCCGGTTTGCCCGGTCTGCTCAGGCGACATTAGCGCGACCGCTACGCGCGAGGACGACAAGCTCAGTCCTGCCTCGATCTACGCTGCGACCAAGCTTGCGCAAGAGGATCTGGTGCGCGTGGGGTGCGGAGCCCTGGGAATTGCCCACGCGATCCTGCGGTTCCAGAATGTCTTCGGCGAAGGTCAATCGTTGAGGAACCCATATACGGGGCTTCTTTCGATTTTCTCGACGAGGATACGGCTCGGGCAAACGCTTCCGATCTTCGAAGATGGGGAGGAAACCCGCGACTTCGTCCATGTCGAGGACGTCGCGCAGGCGATGCTCCGTAGCATTGAACAGCCGATTGGCAGCGGCGCGACATTGAACGTCGGTTCCGGCCAGCCAACCTCGATCATGGCAGTCGCCAAGCTGTTAAGGGACATCATGGGCGGGCAGGTCGAGCCGCACGTGACCGGTCAGTATCGTGTCGGTGACATTCGGCACAATTTCGCAGACCTTTCACAGCTTGCGAGCACGCTGGGCCTTCGACCTGCCGTTACCGTCGAGGATGGGCTGAGACGTTTCGTCCGCTGGGTTCAAGATCAGCCCGTCCCGGAAGACCTGCTCGAGCAAGCCAATGCTGAGTTGAAGGCGCGCAATTTGATGGCGTGA
- a CDS encoding GSCFA domain-containing protein, whose translation MKHPYKSLPAKAFWRKSVAEPAPADVDPVGEFNVRIGVDTKVATAGSCFAQHIARYLKNSGYNYYVAEAGHPIVPEQIRAKHNYGLFSCRYGNIYTARQLLQLFKRAYGQFLPAEDAWKEAPDHFLDPFRPTTQPGGYISLAELKADRKQHLAAVREMFEKLDVFVFTLGLTECWRTRSDGAVFPICPGVEGGKFDPRRYEFYNQPVEDVIADLTEFRNSLKEVNPQAQIIFTVSPVPLVATAQPGAHVLSATTYSKSVLRVAAETMRLRFDNVHYFPSYEVITGSFNRGAYYAADLRNVVEDGVAHVMRLFLAHATGDGPSEAPAARPQPASQQDEHLAAAQRMIEVECDEVALDRD comes from the coding sequence ATGAAACATCCATATAAGTCGCTCCCAGCAAAGGCATTCTGGCGCAAATCCGTTGCGGAACCTGCTCCTGCTGACGTGGACCCGGTCGGCGAGTTCAATGTTCGGATTGGCGTTGACACCAAGGTTGCAACCGCCGGCAGCTGCTTTGCTCAGCATATTGCGCGTTACCTCAAGAACTCCGGCTACAATTACTATGTTGCCGAGGCGGGTCACCCCATCGTGCCCGAACAAATTCGCGCCAAGCATAACTACGGTCTTTTCTCGTGCCGCTACGGCAACATCTATACGGCGCGCCAATTGTTGCAGCTGTTCAAGCGTGCCTATGGCCAGTTTCTTCCGGCTGAAGATGCCTGGAAGGAAGCTCCCGATCATTTTCTCGATCCTTTTCGCCCCACAACGCAGCCAGGTGGCTATATCTCGCTCGCCGAGTTGAAGGCGGATCGGAAGCAGCATCTCGCCGCCGTTCGTGAGATGTTCGAGAAGCTGGATGTGTTCGTCTTCACACTGGGCCTGACGGAGTGCTGGCGCACCCGGAGCGACGGGGCCGTCTTCCCGATTTGCCCGGGCGTAGAGGGAGGGAAGTTCGATCCCCGGCGCTACGAATTCTACAATCAGCCGGTTGAAGACGTAATTGCCGACCTCACGGAGTTCAGGAATTCGCTGAAGGAGGTGAATCCGCAGGCGCAGATCATTTTCACCGTTTCCCCGGTTCCGCTGGTGGCAACGGCCCAGCCCGGCGCACATGTCTTGTCCGCGACGACTTACTCCAAGTCGGTCCTGCGTGTAGCCGCGGAAACGATGCGCCTCCGGTTCGACAATGTGCATTACTTCCCGTCATATGAAGTCATCACCGGATCGTTCAACCGCGGCGCCTATTACGCGGCAGACCTCCGCAACGTGGTCGAGGACGGGGTTGCTCATGTGATGCGCTTGTTCCTTGCCCATGCCACAGGTGACGGCCCGTCGGAGGCTCCAGCCGCGCGTCCGCAGCCCGCAAGCCAGCAGGACGAGCATCTGGCCGCGGCTCAACGGATGATCGAGGTGGAGTGCGACGAGGTCGCCTTGGACCGCGACTAA